In the genome of Gloeotrichia echinulata CP02, one region contains:
- a CDS encoding formylglycine-generating enzyme family protein — protein sequence MKTFWLKSLILSLLTICLFLGSSTEVKASPTKNSCPEGMVFIAGGTFNMGSDAHYASEHSAPDITVNSFCMDKYEVTNAKFAQFVKETGYITVAERPLSKEQFPDLSDDVRKPGSLVFQMSEPEAKKIRYLSWWKWTPGADWRHPFGTGSNINGKENYPVVQVSYEDVEAYAQWANMSLPTEAQWEYAARGGLNDATYSWGEQYSEKKANTWQGLFPVFNTKADGYIGTAPVGSFQSNGYGLYDITGNVWEWTSDWYRPGHDHKAHSLEPTGPSKKESFDPREPGVAKHVIKGGSYLCAPNYCSRYRPAARESQSPDTGTTHIGFRLVKSH from the coding sequence ATGAAAACTTTTTGGTTAAAATCATTGATTCTCAGTTTGCTGACAATATGCCTCTTTTTAGGTTCTTCCACAGAAGTAAAGGCATCTCCTACAAAGAATAGCTGTCCAGAGGGGATGGTGTTTATTGCTGGTGGAACTTTTAACATGGGTTCAGATGCTCACTATGCTTCAGAGCATTCTGCCCCAGATATTACCGTTAATAGTTTTTGTATGGATAAATATGAAGTTACTAACGCCAAATTTGCTCAGTTCGTCAAAGAGACCGGCTACATTACAGTAGCAGAGCGTCCTCTATCCAAAGAGCAGTTTCCCGATTTATCAGACGATGTGAGGAAACCAGGTTCATTAGTCTTTCAAATGTCAGAACCAGAAGCAAAAAAAATCCGCTACTTAAGCTGGTGGAAGTGGACTCCTGGGGCAGACTGGCGACATCCTTTTGGGACTGGGAGCAATATCAATGGCAAAGAAAATTATCCCGTCGTCCAAGTTTCCTATGAAGATGTTGAAGCCTATGCTCAATGGGCAAATATGTCACTCCCAACAGAAGCCCAATGGGAATATGCTGCTCGTGGTGGACTCAATGATGCTACCTACAGTTGGGGTGAGCAATACTCAGAAAAGAAGGCTAATACTTGGCAAGGATTATTTCCTGTTTTCAATACCAAAGCGGATGGTTACATTGGCACAGCACCTGTAGGGTCTTTTCAATCCAATGGTTATGGCTTATATGATATTACTGGTAATGTTTGGGAATGGACTTCAGACTGGTATCGTCCTGGTCACGACCATAAAGCTCACAGTTTAGAGCCTACAGGTCCGTCTAAAAAAGAAAGCTTTGACCCTAGAGAGCCAGGAGTTGCTAAACACGTAATTAAAGGTGGGTCTTATCTGTGTGCCCCTAACTATTGTAGTCGCTATCGTCCTGCAGCTAGGGAGTCTCAATCACCAGATACAGGAACGACACATATTGGTTTTCGCTTGGTGAAATCGCACTGA
- a CDS encoding valine--tRNA ligase, with product MTATIPNLPSLYEPFSTEAKWQKFWEENQIYKADPNHTGEPYCIVIPPPNVTGSLHMGHAFESALIDALVRYHRMQGRNTLWLPGTDHASIAVQAILEKQLKAEGKTRYDLGRDQFLERAWQWKAESGGTIVNQLRRLGVSVDWSRERFTLDEGLSQAVIEAFIRLYQEGLIYRGEYLVNWCPASMSAVSDVEVENQEVNGNLWHFRYPLTDGSGYVEVATTRPETMLGDTAVAVNPHDERYQHLVGKTLTLPIQQREIPIIGDELVDPAFGTGCVKVTPAHDPNDFEMGKRHNLPFINIMNKDGTLNANAGDFQGQDRFVARKNVVARLEAEGFLVKVEDYKHTVPYSDRGKVPVEPLLSTQWFVNIRPLADKGLEFLDKHSSPEFVPVRWTKVYRDWLVNLRDWCISRQLWWGHQIPAWYAVSETDGKITDSTPFVVAKNEAEAWKKAITQFGEHVKIEQDPDVLDTWFSSGLWPFSTLGWPEQTPDLATYYPTTTLVTGFDIIFFWVARMTMMAGHLTGTMPFKTVYIHGLVRDENNKKMSKSANNGIDPLLLIAKYGTDALRYTLVKEVAGAGQDIRLEYDRKKDESSSVEASRNFANKLWNAARFVMMNLDGQTPQQLGQPLSTELSDRWIISRYHQVVKQTTYSINNYGLGEAAKGLYEFIWGDFCDQYIELVKSRLQQDADAASRRVAQQTLAYVLEGILKLLHPFMPHITEEIWQTLTQQPTDSPQTISLQLYPQVDDKLIDLELEAQFELLIGTIRTIRNLRAEAEIKPGVKVTVNLQSESEQERQILNAGQAYIKDLAKVETLSIAGLSIVGEPENSQTAAPQKSLQGWQIIGLIILAIVLIRLAYNVAYTINDITFLGNFFKIVGFGYTTWFLSRNLLLAEGRQRFWGKWFAQKTDKHLPQPEAQEPQAAENAIAGVVGTVQVVIPLTGVVDIDAVRAKLEKSLTKAEAEVNSLSGRLSNPNFVDKARPDVVDAARDALAEAQKQVEILRLRLQDLP from the coding sequence ATGACCGCAACTATTCCGAATCTCCCCAGTCTCTACGAACCTTTTTCCACAGAAGCCAAATGGCAAAAATTCTGGGAAGAAAACCAAATTTACAAAGCCGATCCCAACCACACAGGTGAACCCTATTGCATTGTCATCCCACCCCCCAATGTGACCGGTAGTTTACACATGGGTCACGCCTTTGAAAGCGCGTTAATTGATGCTCTCGTGCGTTACCACCGGATGCAGGGACGTAATACCCTGTGGTTGCCGGGAACTGACCATGCTAGTATTGCTGTGCAAGCGATTTTGGAAAAGCAACTCAAAGCTGAGGGTAAAACGCGCTACGATTTAGGGCGTGACCAGTTCCTAGAACGCGCTTGGCAATGGAAGGCGGAGTCTGGTGGGACAATTGTGAATCAGTTACGCCGCTTGGGTGTGTCGGTAGACTGGTCGCGGGAACGCTTCACCCTGGATGAGGGTTTATCGCAAGCTGTGATTGAAGCATTTATTCGCCTGTATCAGGAAGGCTTAATTTATCGCGGTGAATATTTAGTTAACTGGTGTCCGGCTTCTATGTCAGCGGTGTCTGATGTGGAAGTGGAAAATCAAGAGGTAAATGGGAATCTTTGGCATTTCCGCTATCCCCTCACTGATGGTTCTGGTTATGTGGAGGTGGCGACGACTCGACCAGAAACGATGTTGGGTGATACTGCGGTGGCGGTTAATCCTCATGATGAAAGATATCAGCACCTCGTTGGTAAGACTCTGACTCTACCTATTCAACAGCGAGAAATTCCTATTATTGGTGATGAGTTGGTTGACCCGGCTTTTGGTACGGGTTGTGTGAAGGTGACTCCCGCCCATGACCCCAATGATTTTGAAATGGGTAAGCGTCACAATTTGCCGTTTATTAATATTATGAATAAGGACGGCACCCTAAACGCTAATGCTGGGGATTTTCAAGGACAAGACCGCTTTGTGGCGAGAAAGAATGTGGTTGCTCGCTTGGAAGCTGAGGGCTTTTTGGTGAAGGTGGAGGATTATAAGCATACCGTTCCCTACAGCGATCGCGGTAAGGTTCCTGTTGAACCTCTGCTCTCAACTCAGTGGTTTGTCAATATTCGCCCCCTAGCTGACAAAGGTCTGGAATTCCTCGATAAGCATTCTTCTCCGGAGTTTGTCCCTGTGCGCTGGACAAAGGTCTATCGTGATTGGTTGGTGAATTTGCGCGATTGGTGTATCTCTCGTCAGTTGTGGTGGGGACACCAAATTCCGGCTTGGTACGCGGTTAGTGAAACTGATGGTAAAATTACTGACTCGACGCCGTTTGTGGTCGCAAAGAATGAAGCGGAAGCTTGGAAAAAAGCAATAACACAATTTGGCGAACATGTCAAGATAGAGCAAGACCCAGATGTGTTGGATACCTGGTTTTCTTCGGGGCTGTGGCCATTTTCGACTTTAGGCTGGCCGGAACAAACCCCAGATTTAGCGACTTATTACCCCACTACTACTTTGGTAACAGGTTTTGATATCATCTTTTTCTGGGTTGCCAGAATGACGATGATGGCGGGTCATTTGACCGGGACTATGCCATTCAAAACGGTTTATATTCATGGCTTGGTGCGGGATGAAAATAATAAAAAGATGTCGAAGTCGGCGAATAATGGTATTGACCCGCTGTTGCTGATTGCTAAATATGGCACTGATGCGCTGCGCTACACCCTGGTGAAGGAAGTGGCTGGGGCTGGTCAAGATATCCGCTTGGAATATGATCGCAAAAAGGATGAATCATCATCGGTGGAGGCTTCCCGCAATTTTGCGAATAAGTTGTGGAATGCTGCCCGATTTGTGATGATGAATTTGGATGGACAAACCCCGCAACAATTAGGTCAACCACTCAGCACTGAACTGAGCGATCGCTGGATTATTTCCCGCTATCATCAAGTTGTTAAACAAACGACTTATTCCATCAACAATTACGGTTTAGGGGAAGCAGCAAAGGGACTTTACGAATTTATTTGGGGTGATTTTTGCGACCAGTATATTGAATTAGTCAAATCTCGTCTGCAGCAAGACGCTGATGCAGCATCGCGGCGGGTCGCTCAACAAACCCTCGCCTACGTGCTGGAAGGGATTTTAAAATTACTTCATCCCTTTATGCCTCACATTACTGAGGAAATTTGGCAAACTCTCACCCAACAACCAACAGATTCCCCCCAAACTATATCTTTACAACTCTATCCCCAGGTAGATGACAAACTGATTGATTTGGAATTAGAAGCACAGTTTGAATTATTAATTGGCACTATCCGCACAATTCGGAATCTCCGCGCTGAAGCGGAGATTAAGCCAGGGGTGAAGGTGACGGTGAATTTGCAAAGTGAAAGCGAACAGGAACGCCAAATTTTGAACGCAGGACAAGCATATATTAAAGATTTGGCTAAGGTTGAAACTTTAAGCATTGCGGGTTTAAGCATTGTGGGTGAGCCAGAAAACAGCCAAACGGCTGCACCTCAAAAATCACTCCAAGGCTGGCAGATAATAGGCTTGATTATTCTGGCAATTGTCTTGATTCGCTTGGCTTACAATGTGGCGTATACGATTAATGACATTACCTTCTTGGGGAATTTCTTTAAAATCGTTGGTTTTGGTTACACAACTTGGTTTTTGTCCCGTAATTTATTGTTAGCTGAGGGTAGACAAAGGTTTTGGGGAAAGTGGTTCGCCCAAAAAACTGACAAGCATCTACCACAACCAGAAGCACAGGAACCTCAAGCAGCCGAAAATGCGATCGCTGGTGTTGTTGGTACTGTCCAAGTAGTCATTCCCCTCACAGGTGTGGTGGATATCGACGCAGTACGGGCCAAGCTAGAGAAAAGCCTCACCAAAGCCGAAGCCGAGGTTAACTCTCTCAGCGGAAGGTTAAGTAATCCTAATTTTGTGGATAAAGCTAGACCTGATGTGGTAGATGCAGCACGAGATGCTTTAGCAGAAGCCCAGAAACAAGTGGAAATTTTGCGCTTACGCCTTCAGGATCTGCCGTAG
- a CDS encoding serine/threonine-protein kinase, whose protein sequence is MNNQLLDARYRILTVLNVGEVAQTYLVEDASLPNSKFVLKQLHPASNNPQALKILRCLFADEVKILELLGQEHDQIQKLVAYFEENEEFYLVQEFIPGNPLTEEILQGIPLSEDEVINLLSEILEVLVFVHSREVIHQDIKPANMIRRESDKKLVLIDFGTVKEIVTTIVGNLEYIPVEQLHGKSQYNSDIYALGILAIAALIGLTPNEIAILPSHKNVLTGEILWRYQIPQVNTELAKILDKMIRFDYRKRYQSAREVLNDLKKLKNHEYEPQSRNQKKIRIVLTSIVSCIAVSVATWFFLAHNSVNNPPQLYKQGNDFNKVIQINPDSAK, encoded by the coding sequence ATGAATAATCAACTTTTGGATGCTCGTTACCGAATACTGACAGTTCTGAATGTGGGAGAAGTAGCGCAAACTTACCTAGTCGAAGATGCTAGCCTTCCCAACAGCAAATTTGTATTAAAGCAGCTCCATCCTGCTAGTAACAATCCCCAAGCTTTAAAAATTCTGCGGTGCTTGTTTGCGGATGAGGTCAAAATTTTAGAACTATTAGGTCAGGAACACGACCAAATCCAGAAGCTTGTTGCTTATTTTGAAGAAAATGAAGAATTCTACCTAGTCCAAGAATTCATTCCCGGTAATCCGTTAACTGAGGAAATTTTACAAGGAATACCGTTGAGTGAAGACGAAGTAATTAATCTCTTATCAGAGATATTAGAAGTATTAGTATTTGTCCATAGCCGTGAGGTGATTCATCAGGACATTAAACCTGCAAATATGATTCGCCGAGAGTCAGACAAAAAGTTAGTTTTAATTGACTTTGGTACCGTTAAAGAAATTGTCACTACTATTGTTGGTAATCTTGAATATATACCAGTAGAACAATTGCATGGAAAATCCCAATACAATAGTGATATATATGCTCTAGGTATACTGGCGATAGCTGCACTCATAGGTTTAACACCCAACGAAATAGCTATATTACCAAGTCATAAAAATGTACTTACTGGTGAAATTCTCTGGCGATATCAAATTCCCCAAGTTAACACAGAATTAGCAAAAATTCTCGACAAAATGATCCGCTTTGATTACCGGAAACGCTACCAGTCTGCGAGGGAAGTATTAAACGATCTGAAAAAATTAAAGAATCATGAATATGAGCCGCAAAGTCGGAATCAGAAAAAAATCAGGATAGTTTTGACAAGTATAGTTAGTTGTATTGCAGTTAGCGTAGCAACGTGGTTTTTTTTAGCACATAATTCTGTCAATAATCCTCCACAGTTATACAAACAAGGAAATGATTTTAATAAAGTAATTCAAATTAATCCCGATAGCGCCAAATAA
- a CDS encoding aspartate kinase, giving the protein MALIVQKYGGTSVGSVERIQAVAQRVCKTVKTGNSVVVVVSAMGKTTDGLVKLANAISRNPNRREMDMLLSTGEQVTIALLTMALQEQGQPAISMTGAQVGIVTEAEHTRARILDIATGRIERHLNRGQVVVVAGFQGVASTEELEITTLGRGGSDTSAVALAAALRANFCEIYTDVPGILTTDPRLVPEAQLMDEITSDEMLELASLGAKVLHPRAVEIARNYGVPLVVRSSWTEDPGTWVTSAQIPGRSLVNLEIARPVDNVEFDTDQAKVALLRVPDKPGVAARLFGEIARQKVDVDLIIQSIHEGNSNDIAFTVTTPILKRAEAVAAAIAPALRNPSHPKAEEAEVMVEPNIAKVSIAGAGMIGRPGVAAQMFATLAAAGVNIQMISTSEVKVSCVVNATECDRAITALRNAFEIAADKETSFPPSPVSPLAPIPPVRGVALDMNQARLAIRQVPDRSGMAAKLFGLLAQNNISVDMIIQSQRCRVVDGVPRRDIAFTVARMDGENTKEMLSQAAAELGWGEVVLDSAIAKVSIVGAGMVKQPGVAAKMFAALAENQINIQMIATSEIKISCVVAQEQGVKALQVIHAAFGLAGTEKFVVPA; this is encoded by the coding sequence CTGATAGTTCAAAAATACGGTGGCACCTCGGTCGGTTCAGTAGAACGTATTCAAGCTGTTGCACAGCGCGTGTGCAAGACGGTGAAAACAGGAAATTCAGTGGTGGTGGTGGTTTCGGCAATGGGTAAAACCACCGATGGACTAGTCAAACTAGCCAATGCAATATCGAGAAATCCTAACCGGCGGGAAATGGATATGCTGCTTTCCACTGGCGAACAAGTAACTATTGCCTTGCTGACTATGGCATTACAGGAACAAGGACAGCCAGCAATTTCGATGACTGGCGCTCAGGTAGGAATTGTTACGGAAGCTGAACACACCCGCGCTCGAATTTTAGATATTGCCACAGGTCGGATTGAGCGTCATCTTAACCGAGGTCAAGTAGTTGTAGTAGCTGGGTTTCAAGGCGTAGCTAGTACCGAAGAATTAGAAATTACTACCTTGGGACGTGGTGGTTCCGACACTTCTGCAGTGGCTCTGGCGGCGGCATTACGGGCGAATTTTTGTGAAATTTATACGGATGTGCCAGGGATTTTAACTACAGACCCCCGCCTAGTTCCAGAGGCACAGCTGATGGATGAAATTACCAGCGATGAAATGTTAGAATTGGCAAGCTTGGGAGCAAAAGTGCTTCATCCGCGAGCCGTGGAAATTGCCCGTAATTATGGAGTACCCCTAGTAGTTAGGTCTAGTTGGACTGAAGACCCAGGAACATGGGTAACATCAGCGCAAATCCCAGGGCGATCGCTAGTGAATCTAGAAATAGCCCGTCCAGTAGATAATGTAGAATTTGACACAGACCAAGCCAAGGTAGCTTTATTGCGTGTACCCGATAAGCCAGGGGTAGCAGCACGGTTATTTGGCGAAATTGCCCGACAAAAAGTAGACGTGGATTTGATTATTCAGTCAATACACGAAGGCAATAGTAACGACATTGCTTTTACCGTAACAACACCAATATTAAAGCGGGCAGAAGCAGTTGCAGCAGCGATCGCCCCCGCACTGCGAAATCCATCCCATCCCAAAGCAGAGGAAGCGGAGGTGATGGTAGAGCCAAATATCGCCAAAGTCAGCATCGCGGGGGCGGGAATGATTGGGCGTCCTGGGGTTGCAGCTCAGATGTTTGCCACTTTAGCAGCAGCAGGCGTCAATATCCAGATGATTTCCACCAGTGAAGTCAAAGTCAGCTGCGTAGTCAACGCCACAGAATGCGATCGCGCCATCACCGCCCTCCGCAACGCCTTTGAAATCGCAGCAGACAAGGAAACAAGTTTCCCCCCATCCCCTGTTTCTCCCCTCGCCCCAATCCCTCCTGTGCGCGGCGTGGCCTTGGATATGAATCAAGCGCGTCTGGCCATTCGCCAAGTCCCAGATCGTTCAGGGATGGCGGCGAAGCTGTTTGGATTATTAGCGCAAAACAACATCAGCGTTGATATGATTATTCAATCTCAACGCTGTCGGGTAGTTGATGGAGTTCCCCGGCGGGATATTGCTTTTACCGTCGCCCGGATGGATGGTGAAAATACCAAAGAAATGCTATCCCAAGCTGCAGCAGAATTAGGATGGGGTGAAGTAGTGCTTGACAGTGCGATCGCCAAGGTAAGTATTGTGGGTGCAGGTATGGTAAAACAGCCAGGTGTCGCCGCTAAAATGTTTGCAGCCCTAGCCGAAAACCAAATCAATATTCAAATGATCGCCACTTCTGAAATTAAAATTAGCTGTGTTGTGGCACAAGAGCAAGGTGTGAAAGCTTTGCAAGTCATTCACGCCGCCTTTGGGCTTGCTGGTACTGAAAAATTTGTAGTTCCAGCGTAG